A stretch of the Aspergillus puulaauensis MK2 DNA, chromosome 6, nearly complete sequence genome encodes the following:
- a CDS encoding alpha/beta hydrolase (CAZy:CE10;~COG:V;~EggNog:ENOG410PJWW;~InterPro:IPR029058,IPR013094;~MEROPS:MER0034665;~PFAM:PF00326,PF07859;~go_function: GO:0016787 - hydrolase activity [Evidence IEA]) produces the protein MSVSHMSPPYPLHPSVQDLLDPEYVAFYNAHVIDKQQVHLQPVEDSRTSGILIPGGGPLIDVGKTTDITIKRRRTEGPDVSLRVFTPSGDAPLEGWPVMLYFHGGGWVLGNIETENVVCTNLCSRGDCVVVTVDYRLAPEHAWPAAVHDCWEALLWLISEGPATLSINTSKMATGGSSAGGNLAAIITHRALTLSPPVKFLAQLLSVPVMDNTATVSNNESYKAYEFTPALPAAKMLWYRNHYLPKEEDWPHPEASPLFYTGDWSALPRALVMVGELDVLRSEGEQYAEKLKQAGVEVDLQVMKGMPHPFLAMDGVLKEGKRSITLMCELLKEIFSKGVYHGNCSHVGDPAKAHKR, from the exons ATGTCCGTCTCCCACATGTCTCCCCCATACCCGCTTCATCCGTCCGTCCAAGACCTTCTAGACCCCGAATACGTCGCATTTTATAATGCACATGTGATCGATAAGCAGCAGGTTCATCTGCAGCCTGTCGAGGACTCACGCACAAGCGGTATTCTGATCCCCGGCGGTGGGCCTCTCATAGACGTCGGCAAGACGACCGACATAACCATCAAGCGGCGGAGAACCGAAGGCCCAGACGTATCTCTTCGTGTATTTACGCCTAGTGGTGACGCGCCGCTTGAGGGATGGCCCGTGATGCTGTACTTCCACGGAGGCGGCTGGGTGCTGGGGAACATTGAAACCGAGAATGTGGTGTGTACAAATCTATGTAGTAGAGGGGATTGTGTAGTTGTTACAGTTGATTATCG TCTTGCGCCGGAACATGCGTGGCCAGCGGCCGTCCATGATTGTTGGGAGGCACTTTTGTGGTTAATATCGGAAGGTCCGGCCACTCTTAgcatcaacaccagcaagATGGCAACAGGTGGTTCATCGGCGGGCGGGAACCTAGCTGCAATCATCACACACAGGGCACTCACGTTATCACCGCCTGTCAAGTTCCTCGCGCAGCTGCTCTCTGTCCCAGTAATGGATAACACGGCAACGGTGTCGAATAACGAATCTTACAAAGCCTATGAGTTTACTCCCGCCCTTCCGGCCGCGAAAATGCTCTGGTACCGCAACCATTACCTGCcaaaggaggaggactgGCCACACCCCGAGGCGAGTCCCTTGTTTTATACCGGAGACTGGTCCGCATTACCGCGGGCGTTGGTCATGGTCGGTGAACTGGACGTGTTGCGGAGTGAGGGGGAGCAGTATGCCGAGAAGTTGAAACAGGCTGGGGTGGAGGTCGATTTGCAGGTGATGAAGGGAATGCCGCATCCGTTTTTGGCAATGGACGGTgtgctgaaggagggaaaaAGATCGATTACACTGATGTGTGAGTTGTTGAAGGAGATTTTCTCCAAGGGTGTTTATCATGGAAATTGTTCTCACGTTGGAGATCCTGCAAAGGCACATAAACGATAG
- the chiA1 gene encoding class III chitinase ChiA1 (CAZy:GH18;~COG:G;~EggNog:ENOG410PIRU;~InterPro:IPR017853,IPR001223,IPR001579;~PFAM:PF00704;~SECRETED:SignalP(1-21);~TransMembrane:1 (n5-16c21/22o921-939i);~go_function: GO:0004553 - hydrolase activity, hydrolyzing O-glycosyl compounds [Evidence IEA];~go_process: GO:0005975 - carbohydrate metabolic process [Evidence IEA]), protein MAKKLLSLVSAISGLASFASAFVPEAKSNVAVYYGQGLAQPRLAEFCQDTTFDIINIGFINTFPDQDPLTDLPGSNFGNQCWADTYLVDGVPSKLYSQCPNLVEDIPACQAAGKKIFLSLGGGHKTYEIDTIDASTKFADWLWGAFGPKTDTWESAGSPRPFGDAVVDGFDFDIEYNGSWGYANMIKRLRRRFEEAPERRFYISAAPQCPIPDEQLGVAIANSVIDFVWVQFYNSNPCSARDFVAGTKNGFNFDEWVQVIKNGANPNAKLYVGLPASALAANLGYYLTPEEVQPLVKKYMNKYPETFGGIMLWEATESKRNQINGASYGEKMKDILYDLDPNHPTPTPSPTPTPTSTTTTTSTTSTSTTSSTSTSTNTPTPTPSGSPSGSSTWTSETSSTPSVAPSGSSTFVSSSSHVSTSAPSVSASSSVVSSSTSVSVTSSSIPSSGPTTSKTSTSSTHTPTSTPSVPDSSSVVSSSTSVSSVPVVPGISTSSHVPHPTSSTSTPSSTPGAHSSSSSSASSTSSTTTECSESSTATSSHSLSSTPSVSKSPSASSPVVSPSSSTSTETTVTMTVFPTPSSSRVPIPSSSVPSPSTDCTETEIDSTSSATSQTSGTSTSRPVIPTTSTSSRSTISTSGTVTPTPSVSGVPTSSPSETTSSSQTTDGDCDETATSTAPVESTTQPTTGLTTKPTDTGSVTTQPTTTEPAITTTLIVTSYTSICPTGFTTITTTITSTYCPGTASATATGTDIPGSVQPTGPPDIPEGWTTTVTVCNVCAATPTTVTLTLPPATTTGESTPVQPTDVPAEVPSDGGYTTIPGPESTTGESRPAQPTGNSPVGAPHPGEGYTTIIGPGSTTTVVVVPAHPASTSSLVIGGVSSAYPSSTFYVQPSASRVPVAPSGTQGGEAPVFTGAASRVSGLAKGASMVIAAALSMLVVM, encoded by the exons ATGGCGAAAAAGCTACTCTCCCTCGTTTCGGCTATCTCGGGCCTAGCCTCATTTGCGTCTGCTTTTGTTCCTGAGGCCAAGTCCAATGTCGCCGTCTACTAT GGCCAAGGTCTCGCCCAACCTCGTCTTGCCGAGTTTTGCCAGGACACGACCTTcgatatcatcaacatcggATTTATCAATACTTTCCCAGACCAGGATCCACTGACCGATTTGCCCGGCAGTAACTTTGGCAACCAATGCTGGGCTGATACCTATCTTGTCGACGGTGTCCCGTCCAAGTTGTACTCGCAATGCCCTAACTTGGTGGAGGATATTCCCGCTTGTCAGGCAGCTGGCAAGAAGATCTTCCTGTCCCTTGGTGGGGGACACAAAACTTATGAGATCGACACTATCGATGCCTCCACCAAGTTCGCCGACTGGCTCTGGGGAGCGTTTGGTCCAAAGACCGATACGTGGGAATCCGCTGGGAGTCCTCGCCCTTTTGGTGATGCTGTCGTGGATGGGTTTGACTTTGACATCGAGTACAACGGTAGCTGGG GATATGCCAATATGATCAAGCGACTCCGGAGGCGCTTTGAGGAGGCGCCCGAACGTAGGTTCTACATCTCTGCCGCCCCCCAGTGCCCAATCCCCGACGAGCAACTCGGTGTCGCCATCGCCAATTCAGTCATCGATTTTGTCTGGGTTCAGTTTTATAACTCAAACCCTTGCTCCGCTCGTGACTTCGTGGCTGGTACAAAGAACGGCTTCAACTTTGATGAGTGGGTTCAGGTTATCAAGAATGGTGCCAATCCCAACGCGAAGCTCTACGTAGGTCTGCCTGCTAGTGCGCTTGCAGCAAATCTAGGGTACTATTTGACCCCCGAAGAGGTCCAGCCCCTGGTGAAGAAGTACATGAACAAATACCCCGAAACTTTTGGAGGTATCATGCTGTGGGAAGCCACGGAGTCAAAGAGAAACCAAATCAATGGGGCTAGCTATggtgagaagatgaaggacATCTTGTATGACCTTGATCCCAATCATCCTACACCAACCCCTTCGCCTACTCCTACGCCTACCTcgaccacaacaacaacgtcTACTACTTCCACCTCGACCACTTCTAGTACCTCGACTTCTACAAACACACCTACACCTACCCCCTCTGGAAGCCCGTCAGGATCTAGCACTTGGACTTCGGAAACCAGCAGCACCCCCTCAGTGGCACCTTCTGGGTCGAGTACTTTTGTGTCCTCGAGCTCGCATGTCTCTACGTCCGCCCCTTCAGTTTCCGCATCGAGCTCTGTTGTGTCTTCAAGCACATCTGTGTCAGTAACCAGCTCTTCTATCCCCTCCAGCGGCCCTACGACGTCGAAGACTTCAACCTCGAGCACTCATACTCctacatcaacaccatctgTCCCTGACTCCAGCTCCGTTGTCTCTTCAAGTACGAGTGTCTCAAGCGTTCCCGTAGTCCCAGGAATCAGCACTTCTTCCCACGTGCCTCATCCGacctccagcaccagcactccGTCCAGCACACCCGGCGCAcactcttcttcaagctccagCGCTTCGAGTACTTCCTCGACTACGACGGAGTGCTCGGAATCCTCTACTGCCACTAGCTCTCACAGCCTGTCCAGTACGCCAAGTGTCTCGAAGTCTCCGTCGGCAAGCTCTCCAGTTGTTtcgccttcatcgtcgacTTCCACCGAGACAACTGTAACTATGACAGTGTTTCCGACACCTAGCTCCTCTCGCGTGCCCATCCCGTCAAGCTCTGTCCCCAGTCCCAGCACCGACTGCACAGAAACTGAGATCGACTCCACTTCCTCCGCAACATCTCAGACATCCGGCACCTCGACGAGCAGGCCCGTGATTCCAACAACTTCGACCTCTAGTAGAAGCACAATTTCGACGTCAGGGACCGTTACCCCCACACCGAGCGTGTCCGGTGTGCCAACATCGTCCCCGTCTGAGACGACTTCCTCGTCGCAAACCACTGACGGCGACTGCGATGAGACAGCTACTTCCACGGCCCCAGTAGAATCAACCACGCAGCCCACCACCGGGCTCACTACTAAGCCAACCGACACTGGATCCGTCACAACTCAGCCTACTACTACAGAGCCAGCCATTACCACGACACTTATTGTGACTTCATACACTAGCATTTGCCCGACAGGCTTCACCACGATCACCACCACGATCACCTCAACTTACTGCCCCGGTACGGCTTctgccacagccacaggaaCTGATATTCCTGGTTCTGTACAGCCCACAGGGCCGCCAGATATCCCTGAGGGATGGACAACCACAGTGACTGTCTGTAACGTATGTGCTGCGACCCCAACCACGGTCACCCTGACTCTGCCACCCGCAACCACAACTGGAGAGTCTACCCCTGTGCAGCCTACAGACGTGCCCGCCGAGGTTCCATCTGACGGTGGTTACACCACTATCCCCGGACCCGAATCCACAACCGGAGAGTCTCGTCCCGCACAGCCGACAGGTAATAGCCCTGTTGGTGCTCCCCATCCTGGTGAAGGGTACACAACCATCATCGGACCTGGATCCACCACCACAGTTGTGGTTGTCCCCGCCCATCCAGCATCTACCAGCAGTCTTGTAATCGGTGGTGTGAGCAGTGCTTATCCCTCTTCGACCTTCTATGTCCAGCCGTCGGCCTCCCGGGTTCCTGTGGCGCCTAGCGGTACACAGGGAGGTGAGGCCCCTGTTTTCACAGGTGCCGCGTCTCGCGTTTCTGGCTTGGCGAAGGGAGCTTCTATGGTCATTGCTGCTGCACTCTCTATGCTTGTCGTGATGTAA
- a CDS encoding uncharacterized protein (COG:S;~EggNog:ENOG410Q1FH;~TransMembrane:4 (i235-256o262-283i340-362o368-387i)): protein MIPAGLAERQQITNQQTNSAARDSFSSNCNCTPRLSAMRRSPTIEPWLRTVAISLSASIAEAKYPFSSDGPKATLKNDTSVSFDPLGVAAVLGNPRADASAAKLYVQFDKDTFHWPHMSMIGGTLPAMQMLVEYVTSGLPSKSLSAPIKMCAKYITMIPVRSDFVFRELPLDFSNVWLNSLISFRSGDINPGNDFMVVHIDQVARTPREVSDMARDKRLRLSLDPGLGRWMFARLTLYLLILANGGMILAAMLIGILAADVWAFTLFFLYGSHWIASALITFLPMVRVSTPAIDQEETPRYAAYERPEGGTVIFKGAKKNMEAWARTTWKFEPTLVQSTLHWVFMVTGALAAFSSIACMVNMHGYMQLAFLAVLVYATIAEIVATKISRWLQTKAKGDVPYALLTNKEKRTESIIYATLAITPVCRLEGFDWITMGLLPNMPAFSEMQPALARINAYQKEAEKEERSVPRSDGERDAIRAQMEVYYADYMTAACEAAEKGKEDEEAKKAARKGTEGLAGRLVEQMRGAVEEWIAHMDEDEVRKTATPQSEALVK, encoded by the exons ATGATTCCTGCAGGCTTGGCCGAGCGCCAGCAAATAAcaaaccaacaaaccaactcTGCCGC CAGAGACAGCTTCAGTTCCAATTGCAATTGCACGCCCAGGCTCAGTGCAATGCGGCGCTCTCCCACCATAGAACCATGGCTCCGCACCGTCGCTATCTCGCTGAGCGCGTCCATAGCTGAAGCCAAATACCCCTTCTCATCCGACGGCCCGAAAGCAACCCTCAAGAATGACACCTCGGTGTCCTTCGACCCGCTCGGCGTTGCAGCTGTCCTGGGGAACCCGCGCGCCGacgccagcgccgcaaagcTCTACGTCCAGTTCGACAAGGATACCTTCCACTGGCCGCACATGTCCATGATCGGGGGCACGCTGCccgcgatgcagatgctggTCGAGTATGTGACCTCGGGCTTACCCTCCAAGTCGCTCTCGGCGCCGATCAAGATGTGCGCAAAGTACATCACCATGATCCCCGTGCGCTCGGACTTTGTCTTCCGCGAGCTGCCGCTGGATTTCAGCAATGTATGGCTGAATAGCCTGATCTCCTTCCGGTCTGGGGATATTAACCCCGGTAATGATTTCATGGTCGTGCACATCGATCAGGTTGCAAGGACGCCGCGCGAGGTCAGCGATATGGCTAGGGATAAGAGGCTCCGGCTGAGTCTGGACCCAGGGCTAGGCCGGTGGATGTTCGCGCGGTTGACGCTTTACCTTCTGATTCTGGCCAACGGCGGCATGATCCTGGCCGCCATGTTGATTGGCATTCTGGCCGCGGACGTCTGGGCGTTTACGCTGTTCTTCTTGTACGGTAGTCACTGGATTGCGTCGGCGCTGATAACCTTCCTGCCTATGGTGCGGGTTTCGACGCCGGCAATCGACCAGGAAGAAACGCCGCGGTATGCAGCCTACGAGCGGCCCGAGGGTGGAACGGTCATATTCAAGGgtgcgaagaagaacatggaGGCCTGGGCGCGTACAACGTGGAAGTTCGAGCCGACGCTGGTCCAGTCAACGCTGCACTGGGTATTCATGGTAACGGGTGCCCTGGCTGCGTTCTCCTCGATTGCGTGCATGGTCAATATGCATGGTTATATGCAGCTTGCGTTCCTGGCTGTCCTGGTCTATGCGACCATTGCGGAGATTGTCGCGACCAAGATCTCGCGGTGGCTGCAGACGAAGGCAAAGGGGGATGTGCCGTATGCGCTGTTGACGAATAAAGAGAAGCGCACTGAGAGTATCATCTATGCAACCTTGGCTATTACCCCTGTTTGTCGGCTTGAAGGGTTCGATTGGATTACTATGGGACTGCTTCCGAACATGCCGGCGTTTAGTGAGATGCAGCCTGCCCTGGCCCGGATTAATGCGTACcagaaggaggctgagaaggaagagagaagtGTTCCACGTAGTGATGGGGAGAGGGACGCTATTAGGGCGCAGATGGAGGTATATTATGCTGATTACATGACGGCGGCGTGTGAAGCAGCGgaaaagggcaaggaagacgaggaggcgaagaaggctgcgAGGAAGGGCACAGAAGGTTTGGCTGGACGGTTAGTCGAGCAGATGCGTGGTGCTGTAGAGGAATGGATTGCACATatggacgaggacgaagttAGGAAAACGGCGACGCCGCAGAGTGAGGCACTTGTTAAATGA
- a CDS encoding WW domain-containing protein (COG:O;~EggNog:ENOG410QEA5;~InterPro:IPR036020,IPR001202;~PFAM:PF00397;~go_function: GO:0005515 - protein binding [Evidence IEA]) yields the protein MGFRGLLESKIDSKLHRKTSSTQIQPESAPAPAPSYSSGPPPPPQVPYPWAPRWDDNYQRWYFFNEQTGVSSWETPSQDPSYGYGAPPQQEQPVPAPAPAQGGYYEQPPQESTQKKDGEAEKDSGNLKPEGKTKKRLSAIKKLSSKVKKAHDKKKSKGKGKGKGKGGGGEGEGEEEEEEEDEDEEESGSGSGSGSGSDSESESESESESESESE from the coding sequence ATGGGTTTCCGCGGCCTCCTCGAGTCCAAAATCGACTCTAAACTCCACCGCAAGACCTCCAGCACCCAAATCCAACCCGAGTCTGCACCAGCCCCGGCTCCGAGCTACTCGTCCGGTCCTCCGCCCCCTCCTCAAGTCCCTTACCCATGGGCTCCACGATGGGACGATAACTACCAGCGCTGGTACTTCTTCAATGAGCAGACGGGGGTGTCGTCTTGGGAGACCCCGTCCCAAGATCCGTCTTACGGTTATGGTGCGCCGCCTCAGCAGGAGCAACcagttccagctccagccccagctcaGGGAGGATACTATGAACAGCCGCCGCAAGAGTCAACGCAAAAAAAGGACGGtgaggccgagaaggatTCGGGGAATTTGAAACCCGAAGGcaagacgaagaaaaggcTCAGCGCTATCAAGAAATTGAGCAGTAAGGTCAAAAAAGCCCAtgataagaaaaagagcaagggcaagggcaagggcaaaGGCAAgggaggtggaggtgaaggtgaaggtgaggaagaggaggaagaggaggatgaagacgaagaggaatcggggtcagggtcagggtcaggttCGGGGTCAGACTCAGAATCAGAGTcggaatcagaatcagaatcagagtcggagtcggagtaA
- the CEFD2 gene encoding CaiB/BaiF CoA transferase family protein (COG:I;~EggNog:ENOG410PIN1;~InterPro:IPR023606,IPR003673;~PFAM:PF02515;~go_function: GO:0008410 - CoA-transferase activity [Evidence IEA]), translated as MSAQLPLAGVRVVELAGLAPGPFAGLLLADYGASVLRIDRPKAVSADQLTRGKTSITLDLRDTSSHRLLLDLLSNADVLIDPFRPGVLERLGLSPKDVLLKRNPRLIVARMTGFRRDGKYKDMAGHDINYIAVSGVLSMLGRAGERPHAPGNIIGDFAGGGAVCFQGILLALLSRANTGRGQVVEANMVDGSAYLAAMPRLNLETPLWSDARGKNMLDGGSPFYDTYETKDEGKYFSVGALEPQFYAALIKGLGFQKGELPSRDDRDNWPALREAFTKRFKEKTRAEWEAVFDGTDACAAPVLEQSELRQAGFEQRPIVHLSDTPARPIAADDGGWEGGILAPGTGGDETLKTWFGWEQGRDYEVREDGALVRPDGKSKL; from the exons ATGTCCGCGCAACTACCACTCGCCGGCGTCCGCGTCGTGGAATTGGCCGGCCTGGCACCCG GCCCGTTCGCCGGTCTCCTCCTCGCAGACTACGGCGCATCAGTGCTCCGTATTGACCGCCCCAAAGCTGTCAGCGCCGACCAGCTAACCCGAGGCAAAACATCCATTACTCTCGACCTGAGAGACACATCCTCACACCGACTCTTGCTGGATCTTTTGTCCAACGCCGATGTCCTCATTGACCCCTTCCGGCCAGGCGTGCTGGAACGCCTCGGCCTCTCACCCAAGGATGTCCTGCTAAAGCGTAACCCAAGGCTTATCGTCGCCCGCATGACAGGGTTCCGCCGCGACGGGAAATACAAGGACATGGCAGGCCACGACATCAACTACATTGCCGTATCCGGCGTGCTGTCAATGCTGGGACGCGCCGGCGAGCGGCCCCACGCCCCAGGAAACATCATCGGCGATTTCGCCGGCGGCGGTGCGGTCTGCTTCCAGGGGATcttgctggcgctgctgtcGCGCGCCAACACCGGCCGCGGCCAAGTCGTCGAAGCAAACATGGTTGACGGCTCTGCGTATCTAGCGGCAATGCCGCGGTTGAATCTGGAGACGCCGCTTTGGAGCGACGCCCGCGGCAAAAACATGCTTGATGGCGGGAGTCCGTTCTACGATACCTACGAGACCAAGGACGAGGGGAAGTATTTCTCGGTGGGCGCGTTGGAGCCGCAGTTCTACGCGGCCCTGATCAAGGGTTTGGGGTTCCAGAAGGGGGAGCTGCCGTCGCGCGACGACCGCGATAATTGGCCCGCGCTCCGGGAGGCTTTCACGAAGCGGTTTAAGGAAAAGACTCGGGCGGAGTGGGAGGCCGTGTTTGATGGCACGGATGCCTGTGCGGCGCCCGTGCTGGAGCAGTCTGAGCTGCGGCAGGCGGGCTTTGAGCAGCGTCCCATTGTGCATTTGTCCGATACCCCAGCCCGACCGATCGCGGCGGACGATGGTGGATGGGAAGGGGGGATCCTTGCACCAGGAACTGGGGGCGATGAGACCTTGAAGACATGGTTTGGATGGGAGCAGGGCCGCGATTATGAAGTGAGGGAAGACGGAGCGCTGGTACGGCCGGATGGCAAGTCAAAGTTGTAA
- a CDS encoding uncharacterized protein (COG:S;~EggNog:ENOG410PQ2T) has product MTDYRLPIHQVPQRKPVASAHAGTQFQGYNNNGHQQPQYQARPPPPPQQAAAHPSVASLAHSRSRTSSSNALPYTGHQQQYQQQHQPYSTGPSPQHSMTVPYNPMARRLSSATTSTASTGNTPGINPDIRRSSSARSGNSQSSYVALLRRQKATVWCDRAQPEDPRLRQQKLVDKKRAYLEVHGAGAGRASTLGSGKGKHGSKVTDLSPSALVGATVPVRLSANEVGDADEDAHSERDFPYRRTGSGRSSLGSGHRYPSGYQRNTQGTMGSNSSPPNERTDLPGVSEDPAMDHAQEQQDTAPTKDETATTHSRNSEQEDNFGTVGDMAAPSAATMAEQKANKAAELRRRGSVDDRTTSMTNVRLFVANPDADSD; this is encoded by the coding sequence ATGACAGACTATCGACTGCCGATTCATCAAGTGCCCCAGCGGAAACCGGTCGCTTCCGCCCATGCCGGGACTCAGTTTCAGGGATACAATAATAATGGGCACCAGCAACCACAGTATCAAGctcggccgccgccgccgcctcaacaagctgCCGCCCACCCTTCAGTCGCTTCGCTTGCGCACAGCCGAAGTCGGACATCCTCCTCAAATGCCTTGCCGTATACAGGACACCAACAGCAGtatcaacagcagcatcaaccaTATTCTACCGGGCCTTCCCCACAACACAGTATGACTGTACCATACAATCCCATGGCAAGACGCTTGTCAAGTGCGACAACATCCACAGCCTCCACGGGCAACACTCCGGGAATAAATCCCGATATACGGCGGAGCTCGTCCGCGCGGTCAGGCAACTCCCAAAGCAGCTATGTTGCTCTGCTGCGTCGACAGAAGGCGACCGTTTGGTGTGACCGTGCGCAGCCGGAGGATCCTCGATTGCGGCAACAGAAGCTCGTAGATAAGAAACGAGCATACCTTGAAGTCCACGGTGCAGGCGCCGGGCGTGCAAGTACACTTGGAAGCGGGAAAGGCAAGCATGGTTCTAAAGTTACGGATCTCTCCCCCTCTGCACTCGTTGGTGCGACTGTCCCTGTGCGACTCAGTGCCAACGAAGTCGGAGATGCGGACGAAGATGCGCACAGTGAGAGGGACTTCCCATACCGTCGGACTGGGAGCGGACGAAGCTCTCTTGGTAGTGGCCACCGCTACCCCAGTGGCTACCAGCGAAACACGCAGGGCACTATgggcagcaacagctcccCGCCGAATGAAAGGACCGATCTGCCGGGTGTGTCTGAGGATCCCGCCATGGATCACGCACAAGAACAGCAAGATACAGCTCCTACAAAGGACGAGACCGCCACAACCCACAGTCGGAACAGTGAGCAAGAAGATAACTTTGGAACAGTTGGGGATATGGCCGCGCCGAGTGCCGCGACTATGGCCGAGCAAAAGGCCAACAAGGCAGCTGAGCTTCGACGCCGGGGTAGTGTGGACGATCGAACGACCTCCATGACCAACGTTCGGCTGTTCGTCGCAAACCCAGATGCGGATAGCGATTAA